Proteins co-encoded in one Synechococcus elongatus PCC 6301 genomic window:
- a CDS encoding mannose-1-phosphate guanylyltransferase/mannose-6-phosphate isomerase has translation MLVPVILSGGSGSRLWPLSRESYPKQFHALLSDYSLLQETLLRLEGLPGLASPLLICNEQHRFLVAEHLRAIGQTAAAIVLEPEGRNTAPAVAIAALQAQSQGEDPLLLVLPSDHSIADPAAFRATVQTAIALATAGHLVTFGIVPEAPETGYGYIKAGSDLDLGGFAIDRFIEKPNLATAENYVASGCYYWNSGMFLIRASVYLSELARYAPEMFTACEAAWQKRQADLDFVRLDPATFAQCPSDSIDYAVMEHTQQGAVLPLQAGWTDVGSWSSLWQALEQDGAGNVTVGDSLALDCRNVYLRSEGRLVVGVGLEDVVAVETDDALLIAHRDRTQTVKQVVEALQREARRESRAHRKIYRPWGRYDSLDLGDRFQVKRITVNPGASLSLQMHHHRAEHWIVVKGTALVTRDNEEVLLTENQSTYIPVGCKHRLSNPGRVPLEMIEVQSGSYLEEDDIVRFEDHYGRS, from the coding sequence ATGCTGGTTCCGGTCATCCTCTCCGGTGGGAGTGGGAGTCGCCTCTGGCCCCTCTCTCGCGAGAGTTATCCCAAGCAATTTCATGCGCTGCTGTCTGACTATTCCTTGCTGCAAGAGACACTGCTGCGCCTAGAGGGATTACCAGGGCTGGCGTCACCGCTCCTGATCTGCAATGAGCAACATCGCTTTCTGGTGGCCGAGCATCTGCGAGCGATCGGTCAAACTGCAGCGGCGATCGTGCTGGAACCGGAAGGCCGGAATACGGCTCCTGCTGTGGCGATCGCAGCATTGCAAGCCCAGTCTCAGGGCGAGGATCCACTGCTGCTAGTCCTGCCGTCGGATCATTCGATTGCTGACCCCGCAGCCTTTCGTGCCACCGTTCAAACGGCGATCGCGCTAGCGACGGCCGGCCATTTAGTTACTTTCGGCATAGTCCCTGAAGCACCGGAAACGGGCTATGGCTACATCAAAGCGGGGTCCGATCTAGACCTAGGGGGTTTCGCGATCGATCGCTTCATCGAGAAACCGAACCTCGCCACAGCCGAGAACTACGTCGCTTCCGGCTGCTACTACTGGAACAGCGGCATGTTTCTGATTCGAGCTTCGGTCTATCTCAGTGAGCTGGCTCGCTATGCTCCCGAGATGTTCACAGCTTGCGAAGCCGCTTGGCAGAAGCGCCAGGCTGATCTGGACTTCGTCCGCCTCGATCCTGCCACCTTTGCCCAATGCCCGAGTGATTCCATTGACTACGCCGTCATGGAACACACCCAGCAGGGGGCTGTCCTGCCGCTGCAAGCAGGCTGGACGGATGTGGGTTCTTGGAGCAGCCTTTGGCAAGCCCTAGAACAGGATGGGGCGGGCAATGTCACGGTGGGTGATAGCCTGGCCCTCGACTGTCGCAATGTCTATCTGCGGTCAGAAGGTCGCCTCGTCGTGGGTGTTGGGCTAGAAGACGTAGTCGCAGTCGAAACCGATGATGCCCTGCTGATTGCCCACCGCGATCGCACCCAAACCGTTAAGCAGGTTGTAGAAGCGCTGCAGCGGGAAGCTCGCCGCGAAAGTCGCGCCCACCGCAAGATTTATCGTCCTTGGGGGCGCTATGACTCTCTCGATCTGGGCGATCGCTTCCAGGTCAAACGGATCACGGTCAATCCGGGGGCTAGCCTCTCTCTGCAGATGCACCACCATCGTGCAGAGCACTGGATCGTTGTCAAAGGTACGGCTCTCGTTACTCGCGATAACGAAGAAGTGCTGCTGACGGAAAACCAATCCACTTATATCCCCGTTGGCTGCAAACACCGCCTCAGCAACCCGGGGCGTGTCCCCCTAGAAATGATTGAGGTACAGTCCGGTAGCTACCTCGAAGAAGATGACATTGTCCGCTTTGAAGACCACTACGGTCGTAGCTGA
- the nrdJ gene encoding ribonucleoside-triphosphate reductase, adenosylcobalamin-dependent, with the protein MVQELSRVLKISDFPATAPAANPVFYRTYSRKTATGRESWQEVSDRTIQGLAELGKLTQAEVELLQRYQEKQQSLPSGRWLWVGGTDWIAKPENYNGGYNCTSTNVIDWRAFGLMMDLAMMGCGTGAILEPKYINQLPAIRNELQVSIVGALGQTPAEERQEQTRVAIEGNSVTIRVGDSRAGWVKSYQTLLELSSDDRFTGPVQVAIDLSDVRPAGERLKGFGGVANPVKLPELYDRVAQILNKAVGRQLDSIECCLLIDQAAVVVVAGNVRRSAGMRQFDSGDLRAAGAKENLWQQDEAGNWRIDPERDALRMANHTRVYHHKPTREEVLEAVTKQFYSGEGAIQYAPEAIARSNADLLTTPELRQEFIQIYLELGAEEAKNWLKTNWPNQSDRELNHRLQRYGLNPCVTADTWVHTGEGPRQVKDLIGQQHSTYINGELFSTTPDGFFCSGIKPVLKIQTQEGYSLRPTANHRVLKVTAQTQKAQYSEWVEAGDLQAGDRILLHNHRGLQAWEGVGTEAEGWLLGNFIGDGCFSVNEANYQRQGLLRFWGETQAEMAEKALALGEVASVTTAAHAAVVHPRNGYSQINSAKLYQLATSFGLKQGLKTITPAIEQASYAFYQGFLRGLFDADGSVQGSQEKGVSVRLAQSDLGLLEAVQRMLLRLGIASTIYQERRPAGERLLPDSQRQPKAYFCKAQHELAIANDNLQIFAELIGFLDEAKQEKLTELLGAYKRQPNRERFTATVVSLEADGVETVYDCTVPGPARFDANGLVAHNCGEILGADFHCNLAEVHLNQIDPQDTKTQEDAFRAGAISVAALLNHQFSEERYQFSREVDPIVGVSFTGLFDFFVHAFGTPWLEWWTEGRPETEQGLEFKRQEAAYLNRWRDVVHAAVWDYCDRHDLRRPNRCTTVQPTGTKSLLTGASPGWHPPKAQRFLRRITFRKNDPVAMACLDYGYSIVPSQSDKDENGNLLNDPFDPRCAEWLVEIPTEVSWANLPGADQVDISQFSALAQFDFYMQVQTHYTTHNTSATIEFREPEIQPLADRIYEAIANNQGYMSAALLARFDANATFPRLPFEPIDKATYERLEAEVVQRRRTDDFLAALRLYDSGFQVEAGPAGCDSDKCMMPRAKTELENSCSGKHFC; encoded by the coding sequence ATGGTGCAGGAGCTATCTCGGGTTCTCAAGATTAGTGATTTCCCCGCTACGGCTCCTGCGGCCAACCCTGTTTTTTACCGGACTTACAGTCGCAAGACTGCAACGGGTCGTGAGTCTTGGCAGGAAGTCAGCGATCGCACGATTCAAGGGCTAGCGGAACTCGGCAAGCTGACCCAAGCAGAAGTCGAGCTTCTGCAGCGCTACCAAGAGAAGCAGCAATCCTTGCCCTCTGGGCGCTGGCTCTGGGTGGGGGGCACCGACTGGATTGCCAAGCCGGAAAACTACAACGGTGGCTACAACTGCACCAGTACTAATGTCATTGACTGGCGCGCCTTCGGTCTGATGATGGATCTGGCAATGATGGGCTGCGGCACCGGCGCCATCCTTGAGCCGAAATACATCAACCAACTACCCGCGATTCGTAACGAACTGCAAGTTTCTATCGTTGGCGCACTGGGTCAAACACCCGCAGAAGAGCGACAAGAGCAGACTCGCGTTGCAATCGAGGGTAATAGCGTCACGATTCGCGTTGGCGATAGCCGTGCGGGTTGGGTCAAGTCTTACCAAACGCTGCTAGAACTGAGCAGCGACGATCGCTTTACCGGCCCTGTACAAGTTGCCATTGATCTGTCAGACGTGCGTCCGGCTGGGGAACGACTGAAAGGCTTTGGCGGTGTTGCCAATCCGGTCAAACTGCCGGAACTCTACGATCGCGTCGCGCAAATCCTCAATAAAGCAGTTGGTCGTCAACTTGATTCGATCGAGTGTTGCTTGCTGATTGACCAAGCTGCTGTTGTTGTCGTTGCTGGTAATGTGCGGCGATCGGCGGGGATGCGCCAGTTCGACAGTGGCGATTTGCGCGCTGCTGGTGCAAAAGAAAATCTTTGGCAGCAGGATGAAGCCGGTAACTGGCGAATTGACCCAGAGCGTGATGCTCTGCGGATGGCAAACCACACGCGGGTTTATCACCATAAGCCGACTCGCGAAGAAGTTCTAGAGGCTGTCACCAAGCAGTTCTACAGCGGCGAAGGGGCGATTCAGTATGCTCCAGAAGCGATCGCTCGTTCTAATGCTGACTTGTTGACCACGCCAGAACTCCGTCAGGAATTCATTCAAATCTACCTAGAACTAGGTGCAGAAGAAGCCAAGAACTGGTTGAAAACCAATTGGCCAAATCAAAGCGATCGTGAGTTAAATCACCGCTTGCAACGCTATGGTCTGAACCCCTGCGTGACGGCGGATACGTGGGTACATACCGGCGAAGGTCCGCGTCAAGTCAAAGATCTGATTGGTCAGCAACACAGCACCTATATCAATGGTGAACTGTTCAGTACCACACCGGATGGTTTCTTCTGCAGCGGCATCAAGCCAGTGCTGAAAATCCAAACCCAAGAAGGCTACAGCCTGCGACCGACGGCCAATCACCGTGTTCTCAAAGTCACGGCGCAAACCCAGAAGGCGCAGTACAGCGAGTGGGTTGAAGCTGGTGATCTGCAAGCGGGCGATCGCATATTGTTGCACAACCACCGCGGTCTGCAGGCTTGGGAAGGAGTCGGTACTGAAGCGGAAGGTTGGCTGCTTGGCAACTTCATCGGTGATGGTTGCTTCAGTGTCAATGAAGCAAATTATCAGCGTCAGGGGCTGTTGCGCTTCTGGGGCGAGACCCAGGCGGAAATGGCTGAAAAGGCACTGGCATTGGGAGAAGTCGCCTCAGTAACAACGGCAGCTCATGCAGCAGTCGTTCACCCTCGGAATGGCTACAGCCAAATCAATTCCGCCAAACTCTATCAATTGGCAACAAGCTTTGGCCTTAAGCAAGGGCTGAAGACGATTACGCCAGCGATCGAGCAGGCGAGTTACGCCTTCTATCAAGGTTTTCTGCGCGGTCTGTTTGATGCCGATGGCTCTGTCCAAGGCAGTCAGGAAAAAGGCGTGAGCGTGCGCCTTGCCCAAAGTGATTTAGGGCTACTGGAAGCGGTACAACGAATGCTGCTACGTCTGGGCATTGCGTCAACGATCTATCAAGAGCGACGTCCTGCTGGTGAGCGACTGTTGCCCGATTCACAACGTCAACCGAAGGCTTATTTCTGCAAAGCTCAGCATGAATTAGCGATCGCTAATGATAACTTGCAGATCTTTGCAGAGTTGATTGGCTTCTTGGATGAGGCAAAGCAAGAGAAGCTGACTGAGCTTCTGGGCGCTTACAAACGTCAACCCAATCGGGAGCGGTTTACTGCAACGGTTGTTAGCCTCGAAGCAGATGGCGTTGAAACGGTTTATGACTGCACGGTTCCTGGGCCTGCCCGCTTTGATGCCAATGGGCTCGTTGCTCACAACTGTGGTGAAATTTTGGGTGCAGATTTCCACTGCAATTTGGCGGAAGTTCACCTCAATCAAATTGATCCACAAGATACGAAAACGCAAGAAGATGCTTTCCGCGCTGGTGCCATTTCAGTGGCAGCCCTGCTAAATCATCAGTTCTCAGAAGAACGCTATCAATTCAGTCGAGAAGTTGACCCGATTGTTGGCGTTTCCTTTACGGGCCTGTTCGATTTCTTTGTCCATGCCTTTGGTACGCCGTGGCTGGAGTGGTGGACGGAAGGTCGTCCAGAAACAGAACAAGGCTTGGAGTTTAAGCGTCAAGAAGCGGCTTATCTCAACCGCTGGCGGGATGTGGTGCATGCAGCTGTTTGGGACTATTGCGATCGCCATGATCTGCGTCGTCCCAATCGCTGCACTACTGTTCAACCAACTGGCACGAAATCTTTGCTGACAGGTGCTTCACCCGGTTGGCATCCCCCCAAAGCGCAGCGGTTCCTGCGTCGGATTACCTTCCGTAAAAATGACCCAGTAGCGATGGCCTGCTTGGATTACGGCTATAGCATTGTGCCGTCCCAGTCCGACAAGGATGAAAATGGCAACTTGCTCAATGATCCCTTTGATCCGCGCTGTGCCGAATGGTTGGTGGAAATTCCAACGGAAGTAAGCTGGGCGAATCTACCCGGTGCTGATCAAGTCGATATCAGTCAGTTCTCGGCACTGGCGCAATTCGATTTCTACATGCAGGTGCAAACGCACTACACCACCCACAACACCAGTGCCACGATTGAGTTTCGGGAGCCGGAAATCCAGCCCCTTGCCGATCGCATTTATGAGGCGATCGCGAATAATCAGGGCTATATGTCGGCGGCACTGTTGGCACGCTTTGATGCCAATGCCACTTTCCCACGCTTGCCCTTTGAACCAATCGATAAAGCTACCTACGAGCGCCTAGAAGCAGAAGTGGTGCAGCGTCGTCGCACCGATGACTTCTTGGCTGCACTGCGGCTCTACGATTCTGGCTTCCAAGTGGAAGCAGGACCGGCAGGTTGTGACTCGGATAAGTGCATGATGCCCAGAGCAAAAACCGAATTAGAGAACTCGTGCTCAGGTAAGCATTTCTGCTGA
- a CDS encoding DUF3370 domain-containing protein, with product MFLIAQAPAPPAEIVRLQEVRPLPGALDTIPVFNSNSPELVLQEGILLSTFPGSEKQHPAAHLNYSFQGRFDLFAHHIARADQGRSLRTLHLGLLVGNPSDQAVTLRILDGASYVSQPDAPFKPLPSRSDNNDGTVFAGPGDRVMLDLIQDRRSINLPTRITIPPRSTRLLADWPIPVASLTPPLNGRSAYLRLESTGPVYVASLAQYAKLDANNQERSPSLSEWQRLLQTSPVAGPRDRTPSAPDAPGPVIYSRVAGVAMGSRWQATLTDPNWRTLQIPQPGQAFSYGISTLQGGRQGTDQIQTAPLVVRYPDTAYSAHGNYGLEYDLTLPLVNLDRQPRTIDLLLETPIKEDRLSKGGLRFFQALPNATFFRGSVRLRYSDDQGQITVRDVHLVQRRGQQGDSLLSLTLQPGEHRTVRVQLRYPPDATPPQVLTVKTQAQGTAGVSQP from the coding sequence ATGTTTTTGATTGCTCAAGCGCCTGCACCGCCGGCTGAAATCGTTCGTCTGCAAGAGGTGCGGCCCCTGCCGGGAGCCTTGGACACCATTCCCGTCTTCAACAGCAACAGCCCAGAACTGGTGCTGCAGGAGGGGATTTTACTCTCCACCTTCCCCGGCAGCGAGAAGCAGCATCCCGCAGCGCACCTCAACTACAGCTTTCAAGGTCGCTTTGACCTGTTCGCTCACCATATTGCCCGCGCTGATCAAGGGCGATCGCTGCGGACGCTGCATTTGGGGCTATTGGTCGGCAATCCCAGCGATCAAGCGGTGACGCTGCGCATTTTGGATGGGGCGAGCTACGTCAGCCAGCCCGATGCCCCCTTTAAGCCATTGCCCAGCCGCAGCGACAACAACGATGGCACCGTCTTTGCTGGGCCTGGCGATCGCGTCATGCTCGACCTGATTCAAGACCGCCGCTCGATCAACCTCCCGACTCGCATCACGATTCCACCCCGCAGCACGAGACTGCTGGCGGATTGGCCGATTCCCGTGGCCAGTCTGACGCCGCCCCTCAATGGCCGGTCGGCTTACCTGCGTCTAGAGAGTACGGGGCCAGTCTACGTTGCCAGTTTGGCTCAATACGCCAAGCTCGATGCCAACAACCAAGAGCGATCGCCCTCGCTGAGTGAATGGCAACGCCTGTTGCAAACCAGTCCAGTCGCAGGGCCGCGCGATCGCACGCCTTCAGCGCCGGATGCACCGGGGCCCGTAATCTACAGCCGGGTCGCAGGGGTCGCCATGGGCAGTCGCTGGCAAGCAACCCTGACCGATCCCAACTGGCGCACCCTGCAAATTCCCCAGCCTGGGCAAGCTTTTTCCTACGGCATCAGCACCCTACAGGGAGGGCGTCAGGGAACCGACCAGATCCAAACGGCACCGCTGGTGGTCCGCTACCCCGATACGGCCTATTCGGCCCACGGTAACTATGGTTTGGAATATGACCTGACGTTGCCGTTGGTCAACCTCGATCGCCAACCCCGCACGATCGATTTGCTGTTGGAAACACCAATCAAAGAAGACCGGCTAAGCAAAGGGGGGCTGCGCTTCTTTCAAGCGCTGCCCAACGCCACGTTCTTTCGAGGCAGCGTGCGGCTGCGCTACAGCGATGATCAAGGTCAGATCACAGTTCGTGATGTCCATCTGGTTCAGCGACGCGGCCAGCAAGGTGATTCCCTGTTGAGCTTGACCCTGCAACCGGGGGAACACCGTACCGTGCGGGTGCAGCTCCGCTATCCGCCCGATGCAACCCCGCCCCAAGTGCTAACGGTGAAAACTCAAGCCCAGGGCACGGCTGGGGTGTCTCAGCCTTAG
- a CDS encoding fasciclin domain-containing protein, which produces MHFSSLFKGALVSTLVLSPMLGLMPAQAEMNKPNKSSTETTKIKTSQQAQTSILDIAKSNENFSTLVAAFQAAGLEEVLASNGQFTVFAPTNEAFAKLPQGQLEELLKPENKAQLVSLLTYHAVPSAIASTAIQPGTITTVEGRSLQLSIADSKLKVNDATVLATDIQASNGVIHVVDSVIIPMAQ; this is translated from the coding sequence ATGCATTTCTCTTCTCTATTCAAAGGAGCTCTTGTCTCTACGCTCGTCCTGAGCCCAATGCTGGGTTTAATGCCTGCACAGGCAGAAATGAATAAGCCCAACAAATCATCTACTGAAACCACAAAAATCAAAACCTCTCAGCAAGCTCAGACCTCAATTCTGGATATTGCGAAGAGCAACGAAAATTTCAGCACTTTGGTAGCTGCGTTCCAAGCAGCAGGGCTTGAAGAAGTGCTAGCTAGCAACGGTCAATTTACCGTTTTTGCGCCAACTAACGAAGCATTTGCTAAGCTTCCCCAAGGCCAATTAGAAGAATTGCTCAAGCCAGAAAATAAAGCGCAACTGGTCAGTCTTTTGACCTACCATGCTGTTCCGTCAGCGATCGCTTCAACTGCAATTCAGCCAGGTACAATCACGACCGTTGAGGGTCGGAGCTTACAACTCTCGATCGCGGATAGCAAACTGAAAGTGAATGATGCAACGGTGCTTGCAACTGATATTCAAGCCAGTAATGGGGTGATTCACGTCGTTGATAGCGTAATTATTCCCATGGCTCAGTAG
- a CDS encoding NAD(P) transhydrogenase subunit alpha, producing MSITNWFAALFVFTLASFAGLEVINKVPPTLHTPLMSGANAISGIVLLGALTLLGGEGPPLLKGLAFTAAILATVNVVGGFWVTDRMLAMFKARETK from the coding sequence ATGAGCATCACCAATTGGTTCGCTGCACTCTTTGTCTTCACCTTGGCGAGTTTTGCAGGCTTAGAAGTCATTAATAAAGTGCCGCCAACGCTACATACCCCGCTGATGTCGGGGGCGAATGCGATTTCTGGCATTGTCCTGCTGGGTGCCCTGACACTCTTGGGTGGTGAGGGGCCACCGCTCCTGAAAGGACTCGCGTTTACGGCTGCCATTCTGGCCACGGTGAATGTGGTGGGTGGCTTTTGGGTAACCGATCGCATGTTGGCGATGTTCAAAGCACGGGAGACGAAGTGA
- a CDS encoding iron uptake porin yields the protein MNFFVKAGLVVTGANLLAIAPGQALSLDQLQKIDAVTPDGITSGQITSVNELSDVKPTDWAYQALQSLVERYGCIVGYPDRTFRGARPLSRYEFAAGLNACLDKVIEFAASKEDLDTLKRLTEEFQAELATLRGRVDALEARTKELEATRFSSTTKLRGEVIFGLDALANSNGNEVNSNGAVSFGNKVDLDLDTSFTGKDLLKTRLRARNIEPITNRLAPGFRAPGSVLDYGGNSNNTFFIDKLYYTFPAGSVRFTVGTVGVGVQEYGMRDATFSSGANEGKTFRKGPANIYESNGKAGVGFDWRINPNFSFQLGYLNRGADQVGVDQGGFFGQGTVGTAKSGWDVATQLRFETDNRKFRAALAYSLRNDRYVTDLGTTRAERPFGAANYNTNNLALTMGWAVSDNFTISGAYGIGFANVAGGSDSATIQTWNVGLTFPDLFAKGNSGVITVGQMPYVTSASQQSAEDTGSLGLEVNYKFQVTDNISTGLGFICSTIRTVLRTAEPATFPI from the coding sequence ATGAATTTTTTCGTCAAAGCAGGCCTAGTGGTCACTGGTGCCAACCTGCTTGCGATCGCGCCTGGTCAAGCACTGAGCCTTGATCAGCTCCAAAAAATTGATGCTGTGACGCCAGATGGCATCACCTCAGGACAAATCACTTCAGTTAACGAATTGAGTGATGTCAAACCAACCGACTGGGCCTATCAAGCGCTGCAGTCTTTGGTCGAGCGGTATGGCTGCATTGTGGGTTATCCCGACCGCACCTTCCGGGGAGCCCGACCACTCAGTCGCTATGAATTTGCGGCAGGTCTCAACGCTTGTCTCGACAAGGTAATTGAGTTTGCTGCTTCCAAAGAAGATCTCGATACCCTCAAACGCCTCACCGAAGAATTTCAAGCAGAACTCGCGACGCTGCGCGGGCGAGTCGATGCCTTGGAAGCCCGCACTAAAGAACTGGAAGCAACTCGATTCTCCAGCACGACCAAGCTCCGAGGCGAGGTCATCTTTGGTCTGGATGCCTTGGCCAACAGCAACGGTAATGAGGTCAACAGCAATGGCGCTGTCTCCTTCGGCAACAAAGTCGACCTAGACTTAGACACCAGCTTCACTGGCAAAGACCTCCTGAAAACAAGGCTGCGCGCCCGCAACATTGAGCCAATTACCAACCGGTTGGCCCCAGGTTTTAGAGCGCCAGGTTCCGTGCTTGACTACGGCGGTAACTCCAACAACACCTTCTTCATCGACAAGCTCTACTACACTTTCCCCGCCGGCAGCGTTCGCTTCACCGTTGGAACGGTAGGGGTTGGCGTACAGGAGTATGGTATGCGCGACGCCACCTTCTCGAGCGGAGCGAATGAAGGCAAGACGTTTCGCAAAGGCCCTGCCAACATCTACGAAAGTAACGGTAAGGCTGGCGTTGGTTTCGACTGGCGTATCAACCCGAACTTCAGCTTCCAGTTGGGCTACCTCAACCGAGGTGCTGACCAAGTGGGCGTAGATCAGGGCGGTTTCTTTGGACAAGGAACCGTTGGCACCGCTAAATCGGGTTGGGATGTGGCAACCCAGTTGCGGTTTGAAACGGATAACCGCAAATTCCGAGCGGCATTAGCCTATAGCCTACGTAACGATCGCTATGTCACTGATTTAGGCACAACCCGCGCTGAGCGCCCCTTCGGTGCAGCCAACTACAACACCAACAACCTTGCTCTGACGATGGGCTGGGCAGTCAGCGATAACTTCACGATTTCGGGTGCGTATGGCATTGGCTTCGCGAATGTCGCTGGCGGTTCTGACAGTGCCACCATTCAGACCTGGAATGTCGGTCTGACCTTCCCTGATCTGTTTGCGAAGGGTAATTCTGGCGTGATTACAGTGGGACAAATGCCCTACGTAACCAGTGCTAGCCAACAGTCGGCTGAAGACACCGGCTCGTTGGGATTGGAAGTGAACTATAAGTTCCAAGTGACGGACAATATTTCGACTGGCCTGGGATTTATCTGTTCAACAATACGAACGGTCTTGAGAACGGCGGAACCAGCTACGTTCCCTATCTGA
- a CDS encoding NAD(P)(+) transhydrogenase (Re/Si-specific) subunit beta yields the protein MREIWVQSSYLAATIFFFLGLKQLGHPATARRGNYLGAAGMGLAVLGTAFHPDLQDPWLPLLAVGLGSIAGIVSAQRVVMTAMPQMVALLNGLGGAASALVAIAEYLRLSQVPLAATQQLPTLIALLLGLLIGGVTLSGSLVAFAKLQGLISGQPLTLPSHRLWSLLLLLGFVSGAVLFLVAPQAPTALAVLTALVIATLLLGLFFVAPVGGGDMPVVIALLNSLSGLAASAAGFAVNNNLLIIAGALVGASGLILTVIMCKAMNRSLTNVLFSGLVAAGGQADGGTSAAGDRNARQIDSDEGAMLLGYARSVVIVPGYGMAVAQAQHTVRGLAEHLQRLGVEVKYAIHPVAGRMPGHMNVLLAEANVPYGQLYDLESINSEFEHTDVALVIGANDVVNPAARLDNSSPIYGMPILDVDRARQTIVIKRSMANGYAGIDNPLFYGDRTVMLFGSAREVISQLVGAVKELS from the coding sequence ATGCGCGAGATCTGGGTTCAGAGCAGCTATCTCGCTGCAACTATCTTTTTCTTTCTCGGTTTGAAGCAACTGGGCCATCCTGCCACCGCTCGCCGAGGCAACTATTTGGGTGCTGCGGGCATGGGTTTGGCGGTGCTGGGCACCGCTTTCCATCCTGACCTCCAAGATCCGTGGTTGCCCCTTCTCGCCGTGGGGCTGGGCAGCATTGCCGGCATTGTGTCCGCCCAGAGAGTGGTGATGACGGCCATGCCCCAGATGGTGGCCCTCCTCAATGGGTTGGGGGGCGCAGCTTCCGCACTCGTGGCGATCGCGGAGTACTTGCGACTCTCCCAGGTGCCCTTGGCAGCAACACAACAGCTGCCGACCCTAATTGCACTGCTGTTGGGCCTGTTGATTGGCGGCGTCACCCTCAGTGGCAGTCTTGTTGCTTTCGCCAAACTCCAGGGCTTGATCAGCGGTCAACCCCTGACCTTGCCCAGTCATCGACTCTGGAGCTTGCTCTTGCTGCTGGGTTTTGTCAGCGGTGCAGTCCTCTTCTTGGTCGCGCCTCAAGCCCCGACCGCTTTGGCGGTGCTGACTGCTCTAGTGATCGCAACACTATTGCTGGGGCTCTTCTTCGTCGCGCCGGTCGGGGGTGGCGATATGCCAGTGGTGATTGCACTGTTGAACTCTCTGTCAGGTTTGGCCGCCAGTGCAGCAGGCTTTGCAGTTAACAACAACCTCCTGATCATTGCTGGCGCGCTGGTCGGCGCCTCAGGACTGATCCTGACGGTGATCATGTGCAAAGCCATGAACCGATCACTAACCAATGTCCTGTTTTCAGGTTTGGTTGCTGCTGGTGGTCAGGCTGATGGGGGAACGTCAGCAGCGGGCGATCGCAATGCTCGCCAGATCGATTCTGATGAGGGAGCAATGCTGCTGGGCTACGCCCGATCGGTCGTGATTGTACCGGGCTACGGCATGGCGGTTGCTCAGGCCCAACATACAGTGCGTGGGTTGGCGGAGCATCTCCAACGGCTAGGCGTTGAGGTGAAATATGCCATTCACCCCGTAGCGGGTCGGATGCCCGGTCACATGAATGTGTTGTTGGCGGAAGCCAATGTCCCCTACGGTCAGCTCTACGACCTCGAGTCGATCAACTCCGAGTTTGAACATACAGATGTTGCACTGGTGATTGGCGCCAATGATGTCGTCAATCCTGCCGCTCGCCTCGATAACAGCAGCCCGATTTACGGTATGCCGATTTTGGATGTCGATCGTGCTCGCCAAACGATTGTAATTAAGCGCAGTATGGCGAATGGCTATGCCGGCATCGATAATCCACTCTTCTACGGCGATCGCACGGTGATGCTGTTTGGCAGTGCTCGGGAAGTCATTTCCCAACTCGTCGGAGCTGTCAAAGAGTTGTCTTAG